One genomic segment of Syngnathus acus chromosome 1, fSynAcu1.2, whole genome shotgun sequence includes these proteins:
- the ppm1k gene encoding protein phosphatase 1K, mitochondrial, whose product MSIAFFARLARYSGPHAGRSGLPQMALAPLPLKQDINFHSTIQKRQIHTPSEKRRSGTRFDADSSGRPTTWDTFGIWDNRIDEPILLPSSIRYGKPIPKVSLSKVGCASLIGQRKENEDRFQLSQMSDSIIYFAVFDGHGGPEAADFCHKYMETFIKDFVADEDNLELVLTRAFLEVDKALAKHLQHSSDAPGANPGTTATVALLRDGIELVVASVGDSRAMLCRKGKALKLTVDHTPERKDEKERIKRSGGFITWNSLGQSNVNGRLAMTRSIGDFDLKGMGVIAEPETKRIVLSPAHDSFLALTTDGINFIMNSQEICNVINQCHDPKEAAQRISEQALQYGSEDNSTIVVVPFGAWGKHTNSDTSFSFSRSFVSSGRWA is encoded by the exons ATGTCAATCGCCTTTTTCGCCCGCCTGGCAAGGTACAGCGGGCCCCATGCTGGACGGAGCGGCCTTCCCCAAATGGCCCTGGCGCCCCTCCCGCTGAAGCAGGACATCAACTTTCACTCCACCATCCAAAAGAGGCAGATCCACACCCCTTCGGAAAAGCGCCGCAGCGGCACGCGCTTTGACGCCGACAGCAGCGGCCGCCCCACCACCTGGGACACGTTCGGCATTTGGGACAATCGCATCGACGAGCCCATCTTGCTGCCGTCCAGCATCCGCTACGGCAAGCCCATTCCAAAGGTCAGCCTGTCCAAAGTAGGCTGCGCCTCGCTCATCGGCCAGCGCAAGGAGAACGAGGACCGCTTCCAGCTCTCCCAAATGTCCGACAGCATCATCTATTTTGCCGTCTTTGATGGCCACGGCGGGCCGGAAGCGGCGGACTTCTGTCACAAATACATGGAGACTTTTATCAA ggATTTTGTGGCGGACGAGGACAATCTGGAGCTGGTTTTAACGCGAGCCTTCCTGGAAGTAGACAAAGCTTTGGCCAAGCATTTGCAGCACTCCTCAGATG CGCCCGGGGCGAATCCGGGGACCACCGCCACGGTGGCGCTGCTGAGGGACGGCATTGAGCTGGTGGTGGCCAGCGTGGGCGACAGCCGCGCCATGCTGTGCCGCAAGGGCAAGGCGCTCAAGCTCACCGTCGACCACACGCCTGAGAGGAAGGACGAAAAAGAGAG GATCAAGAGGAGCGGCGGCTTCATCACCTGGAACAGTTTGGGCCAGTCCAACGTCAACGGCAGGCTGGCCATGACGCGGAGCATCGGCGACTTTGACTTGAAGGGGATGGGGGTCATTGCCGAGCCGGAGACCAAGAGGATTGTG CTGAGCCCCGCGCACGATTCCTTCCTGGCGCTGACCACCGACGGCATCAACTTCATCATGAACAGCCAGGAAATCTGCAACGTCATCAACCAGTGTCACGACCCTAAAGAGGCGGCACAGCGCATCTCTGAGCAG GCTCTGCAGTACGGCTCGGAGGACAACAGCACCATCGTGGTGGTGCCCTTCGGCGCCTGGGGCAAGCACACCAACTCAGACACGAGCTTCTCCTTCAGCCGAAGCTTCGTGTCGAGCGGGCGCTGGGCGTAG
- the abcg2d gene encoding broad substrate specificity ATP-binding cassette transporter ABCG2d produces MLVSLPRHLLTSAATLACSQGLPGYKMERGCHINVAMVDDIGVNGLMGSRVATVTEPPAKQLCGSTVSFHEVGYKVHETNGFFWKNTSSTRQILLDLNGIMRPGLNAILGPTGSGKSSFLDILAARKDPSGLSGEVLIDGAPQPPNFKCLSGYVVQDDVVMGTLTVRENLRFSAALRLPARVSEREKEARVNHLVTELGLAKVADCKVGTQMTRGISGGERKRTNIGMELIIDPPVLFLDEPTTGLDASTANSVLLLLRRMAIQGRTIIMSIHQPRYSIYRLFDSLTLLVGGKMVYHGPAPNTLDYFANIGYSCEPHNNPADFFLDVINGDFTLTSMSKVSLSEELNLEVSSSRASMEERLVEEYKKSSYCSDTLVQLQRITQDKRHSAPPASRTVTYITSFGHQMRWVLHRTFQNLLLNPQTSVAQVGVHIFLALVVGAIFFRVKDDQSGIQNRMGALFFITTNQCFSTVSAAELFIAERKLFTHEYISGYYRVSVYFLSKVLSDMVLRTVTSVIFSCGVYFMIGLKCTLSAFSVFTLTVTLVAYTATAMTMAISADQTVVALANIFMTVTFVFMMIFSGLLVNLPSVMDWLAWLKYFSIPRYGLAALKINEFVGLKFCQNANMATVVSSCNCSVATKVGHTCTGEQYLDYLGSQYDTWGLWQNHVALAVMLVAFLLISYLKLRYMKKFT; encoded by the exons ATGCTCGTCAGTCTCCCTCGCCACCTCCTGACCAGTGCAGCGACGCTCGCTTGCTCGCAAGGCCTCCCAG GATACAAGATGGAGCGAGGTTGTCACATCAACGTAGCGATGGTGGACGACATCGGCGTCAACGGCCTGATGGGTTCAAGGGTCGCCACGGTTACGGAGCCGCCGGCCAAGCAGCTCTGCGGCTCCACCGTCAGCTTTCACGAGGTGGGCTACAAGGTTCACGAGACAAACGGCTTCTTCTGGAAAAACACCTCAAGTACTCGCCAGATACTGCTGGACCTCAA tggtATCATGAGGCCTGGCCTGAACGCAATTCTCGGCCCCACCGGAAGTGGAAAGTCATC TTTTTTGGATATTCTCGCTGCGAGGAAAGATCCCTCTGGCCTTTCGGGGGAAGTTTTAATCGATGGAGCGCCGCAACCACCCAACTTCAAATGTCTGTCTGGCTACGTCGTCCAG GACGACGTGGTCATGGGAACGCTAACCGTGAGAGAGAATCTCCGTTTCTCAGCAGCGTTGCGTCTACCCGCCCGTGTGTCAGAGCGTGAAAAAGAGGCCCGCGTCAATCACCTCGTCACGGAACTCGGCCTCGCCAAGGTGGCCGACTGCAAG GTGGGCACTCAGATGACCCGTGGCATCTCGGGAGGTGAGAGGAAGCGGACCAACATTGGGATGGAGCTGATCATCGACCCTCCTGTGCTCTTTTTGGACGAACCCACCACGGGCCTGGACGCCAGCACAGCTAACTCTGTCCTGCTATTGCTACGAAG gatggccaTTCAAGGGAGAACCATCATCATGTCCATCCACCAGCCTCGCTACTCCATCTACAGACTCTTTGACTCGCTCACTCTGTTGGTTGGAGGCAAGATGGTGTACCACGGACCAGCGCCAAACACATTGGACTACTTTGCAAACATTG GATATTCCTGCGAGCCCCACAACAACCCAGCTGACTTTTTCCTGGATGTGATCAATGGAGACTTCACTTTAACCAGCATGTCCAAAGTCAGTCTTTCTGAAG AGTTGAACTTGGAGGTGAGCAGCTCCAGGGCAAGCATGGAGGAGCGGCTGGTGGAGGAGTACAAGAAGAGCAGCTATTGCAGCGACACGTTGGTCCAGCTGCAACGCATCACTCAAGACAAGCGGCACTCGGCGCCGCCCGCCTCCCGTACCGTCACCTATATCACCTCATTTGGCCACCAGATGCGTTGGGTACTCCACAGAACCTTCCagaacctcctgctgaacccACAAACGTCTGTGGCACAG GTGGGCGTGCATATATTCCTGGCTCTCGTTGTGGGAGCCATTTTCTTCAGAGTCAAAGACGATCAGAGTGGCATCCAGAACAG GATGGGGGCGCTCTTCTTCATCACGACCAACCAGTGTTTCAGCACAGTGTCGGCGGCCGAGCTCTTCATCGCTGAACGGAAGCTCTTCAC GCACGAGTACATCAGCGGCTACTACAGAGTATCCGTCTATTTCCTGTCCAAGGTGTTGTCCGACATGGTCCTGCGCACCGTCACCTCTGTCATCTTCAGTTGCGGTGTATACTTTATGATCG GGTTGAAGTGCACCTTATCCGCATTCTCCGTGTTCACACTAACGGTGACGTTGGTGGCGTACACGGCCACCGCCATGACCATGGCAATCTCGGCAGACCAGACGGTGGTTGCGCTCGCCAACATCTTCATGACCGTcacctttgtcttcatgatg ATCTTCTCGGGTCTTCTGGTGAACCTTCCGAGCGTCATGGACTGGCTGGCGTGGCTCAAGTATTTCAGTATTCCCCGCTACGGCCTTGCG GCCCTGAAGATCAACGAGTTTGTGGGGTTAAAATTCTGCCAGAATGCCAACATGGCCACCGTTGTGTCCAGTTGCAACTGCAGCGTGGCAACCAAGGTTGGACATAC ATGTACGGGGGAGCAGTACTTGGACTATTTGGGGAGCCAGTACGACACGTGGGGCTTGTGGCAGAACCACGTAGCATTAGCCGTCATGCTCGTGGCCTTCCTGCTCATTTCATACCTGAAACTTCGCTACATGAAGAAGTTCACCTAA